A window of the Equus asinus isolate D_3611 breed Donkey chromosome 20, EquAss-T2T_v2, whole genome shotgun sequence genome harbors these coding sequences:
- the DIRAS1 gene encoding GTP-binding protein Di-Ras1, whose amino-acid sequence MPEQSNDYRVVVFGAGGVGKSSLVLRFVKGTFRDTYIPTIEDTYRQVISCDKSVCTLQITDTTGSHQFPAMQRLSISKGHAFILVFSVTSKQSLEELGPIYQLIVQIKGSVEDIPVMLVGNKCDETQREVDTREAQAVAREWKCAFMETSAKMNYNVKELFQELLTLETRRNMSLNIDGKRSSKQKRTDRIKGKCVLM is encoded by the coding sequence ATGCCCGAACAGAGCAATGACTACCGAGTGGTGGTGTTCGGGGCGGGCGGAGTGGGCAAGAGCTCTCTCGTGCTACGCTTCGTGAAGGGTACTTTCCGGGACACCTACATCCCCACCATCGAGGACACCTACCGGCAGGTGATCAGCTGCGACAAGAGCGTGTGCACGCTGCAGATCACCGACACCACGGGCAGCCACCAGTTCCCCGCCATGCAGCGGCTGTCCATCTCCAAGGGCCACGCCTTCATCCTGGTCTTCTCGGTCACCAGCAAGCAGTCGCTGGAGGAGCTGGGGCCCATCTACCAGCTCATCGTGCAGATCAAGGGCAGCGTGGAGGACATCCCCGTCATGCTGGTGGGCAACAAGTGCGACGAGACGCAGCGGGAGGTGGACACCCGCGAGGCCCAGGCCGTGGCGCGGGAGTGGAAATGCGCCTTCATGGAGACCTCGGCCAAGATGAATTACAACGTCAAGGAGCTCTTCCAGGAGCTGCTCACACTGGAGACGCGCCGGAACATGAGCCTGAACATCGACGGTAAGCGCTCCAGCAAGCAGAAGAGGACAGACCGCATCAAGGGCAAGTGCGTCCTCATGTGA